The Burkholderia lata genome contains a region encoding:
- a CDS encoding NRDE family protein: protein MCLIAFDWQPDAAAGPVFTLTANRDEFFRRTSAPLSWWEDVPGVLAGRDLEAGGTWLGVSRDGRFAALTNYRAPFDIRAGAPTRGKLVSDFLGGPSVAPLDYLRQLAEHAAVYNGFNLLVGDWRRRELAWFCNRAPEGESAVAAPVAIAPGVHALSNARLDTPWPKVVRKRAELGTLLTDNPTPSLDELIALMRDPHVADDDALPHTGIPIERERALSAAFIETPEYGTRGTTALRVTMKEGVRLTVEIKERCDDDGSHRTVRPGTFERAFTFDLDATPPR, encoded by the coding sequence ATGTGTCTGATTGCCTTTGACTGGCAGCCCGATGCCGCCGCCGGTCCCGTCTTTACCCTCACCGCCAACCGCGACGAGTTCTTTCGTCGGACAAGTGCACCGCTCTCGTGGTGGGAAGATGTACCGGGCGTGCTGGCCGGCCGCGATCTCGAAGCGGGCGGCACGTGGCTCGGCGTATCGCGCGACGGCCGTTTCGCTGCACTGACGAACTACCGCGCGCCGTTCGATATTCGCGCCGGCGCGCCGACCCGCGGCAAGCTCGTGTCCGATTTCCTCGGCGGGCCGTCCGTCGCGCCGCTCGACTACCTTAGGCAGTTGGCCGAGCATGCGGCCGTCTACAACGGCTTCAACCTGCTCGTCGGCGACTGGCGGCGGCGTGAACTCGCGTGGTTCTGCAATCGCGCGCCCGAGGGCGAAAGCGCTGTTGCCGCGCCCGTCGCGATCGCGCCCGGCGTGCATGCGCTGTCGAATGCGCGGCTCGATACGCCCTGGCCGAAGGTGGTACGCAAGCGCGCGGAGCTCGGCACGCTGCTCACCGACAATCCGACCCCGTCGCTCGACGAGCTGATCGCGCTGATGCGCGACCCGCATGTCGCGGACGACGACGCACTGCCGCACACGGGCATTCCGATCGAGCGCGAGCGTGCGCTGTCGGCCGCATTCATCGAGACGCCCGAATACGGCACGCGCGGCACGACCGCGCTGCGCGTCACGATGAAGGAAGGCGTGCGGCTGACGGTCGAGATCAAGGAACGCTGCGACGACGACGGCTCGCACCGCACCGTCCGCCCGGGCACGTTCGAGCGCGCGTTCACGTTCGACCTCGACGCAACACCGCCGCGCTGA
- a CDS encoding GNAT family N-acetyltransferase — MTDGVVETGDWVVLGGDAARIRDAVFVREQQIPPEWELDDDDPLSLHAVAYRVDAATGRRRAVATGRLLPSGTIGRVAVLADARGQGVGSAVLNALLEAARRRGEIVVRLYAQDSAVSFYLRHGFAAVGEPFVEAGVPHVEMARAP; from the coding sequence ATGACGGACGGCGTGGTGGAAACGGGCGACTGGGTGGTACTGGGCGGCGACGCCGCGCGGATTCGCGACGCGGTGTTCGTGCGCGAGCAGCAGATCCCGCCGGAATGGGAGCTCGACGACGACGATCCGCTGTCGCTCCATGCGGTGGCGTACCGGGTCGATGCGGCGACCGGCAGACGACGCGCGGTTGCGACGGGGCGGCTGCTGCCGTCCGGCACGATCGGGCGCGTCGCGGTGCTGGCCGACGCGCGCGGGCAGGGCGTCGGGTCAGCCGTGCTCAACGCACTGCTGGAAGCGGCGCGGCGACGCGGCGAAATTGTCGTGCGGCTCTACGCGCAGGATTCGGCCGTGTCGTTCTACCTGCGGCACGGCTTCGCGGCGGTCGGTGAACCGTTCGTCGAAGCCGGCGTGCCGCACGTCGAGATGGCGCGCGCGCCGTAG
- a CDS encoding alpha/beta hydrolase, which translates to MPLNPKIAQVLDMIERAKRPSYHHQTPQQARAAYEKSAPILDVASAPMHSVEECVVPTRDGRTIGARLYLPVEPSLAEPLPALVYYHGGGFTVGSVDTHDALCRMFARDAQCAVLSVGYRLAPEHRFPTAVNDADDALQWLHREAATFGIDAARLAVGGDSAGGTLATVCAVLARDAGIRLALQMLIYPGVTGYQDTESHARLANGYLLTQDTIQWFFTQYVRDRADRDDWRFAPLDGTRDAPSFAGVAPAWIATAEYDPLSDEGAAYAEKLRAAGNVVTLVCYPGMIHEFFKMGGYVPEVRAAHADAVAALKAAFDDV; encoded by the coding sequence ATGCCGCTGAATCCGAAGATCGCCCAGGTGCTCGACATGATCGAGCGTGCGAAACGTCCGTCCTATCACCACCAGACGCCGCAGCAGGCGCGCGCCGCGTACGAGAAGAGCGCGCCGATCCTCGACGTCGCATCGGCGCCGATGCATTCGGTCGAGGAATGCGTCGTGCCGACGCGCGACGGCCGCACGATCGGTGCACGGCTGTACCTGCCGGTTGAGCCGAGCCTCGCGGAGCCGCTGCCCGCGCTCGTCTACTACCATGGCGGCGGCTTCACGGTCGGCAGCGTCGATACACATGATGCGCTGTGCCGGATGTTCGCGCGCGATGCGCAATGCGCGGTGCTCTCGGTCGGTTACCGGCTCGCGCCGGAACATCGATTCCCGACCGCGGTGAACGACGCCGACGATGCGTTGCAATGGCTGCATCGCGAGGCCGCCACGTTCGGCATCGACGCCGCACGGCTGGCCGTCGGCGGCGACAGCGCGGGCGGCACGCTCGCGACCGTCTGCGCGGTGCTCGCACGCGACGCAGGCATTCGCCTTGCGCTGCAGATGTTGATCTATCCGGGCGTGACGGGCTACCAGGACACCGAATCGCACGCACGGCTCGCGAACGGCTACTTGCTGACGCAGGACACGATCCAGTGGTTCTTCACGCAATACGTGCGCGATCGGGCAGACCGCGACGACTGGCGTTTCGCGCCGCTCGACGGCACGCGCGATGCACCGTCGTTCGCGGGTGTCGCGCCGGCGTGGATCGCGACGGCCGAATACGATCCGCTGAGCGACGAAGGCGCCGCGTATGCGGAGAAGTTGCGTGCGGCGGGCAACGTGGTCACGCTGGTCTGCTATCCGGGGATGATCCACGAATTCTTCAAGATGGGCGGCTACGTGCCCGAGGTACGGGCCGCGCATGCCGATGCGGTCGCGGCGCTGAAGGCCGCATTCGACGACGTTTGA
- a CDS encoding PaaI family thioesterase — protein sequence MSDAATPTDGPSIESPFVDLLGVQLVSAKDGASELVLPLEERHMNTWSIAHGGVTMTLADIALAMAARSLTDDGVGVVTVEMKVNFMQPGRGELRAYGRVMHRSTTMAYCEGEVRDSDGNFVAKALGTFKYMRRLAVGRDIKRQRSRTAPDAQPGPSDA from the coding sequence ATGAGCGACGCGGCAACCCCGACGGACGGCCCGTCGATCGAAAGCCCGTTCGTCGACCTGCTCGGCGTGCAGCTCGTGTCCGCGAAGGACGGCGCGAGCGAGCTCGTGCTGCCGCTCGAAGAGCGGCACATGAACACGTGGAGCATTGCGCACGGCGGCGTGACGATGACGCTCGCGGACATCGCGCTCGCGATGGCCGCACGCAGCCTGACTGATGACGGCGTCGGCGTCGTGACGGTCGAGATGAAGGTGAACTTCATGCAGCCGGGGCGCGGCGAGTTGCGCGCTTACGGGCGCGTGATGCATCGCTCGACGACGATGGCCTACTGCGAAGGCGAAGTGCGCGACAGCGACGGCAATTTCGTCGCGAAGGCGCTCGGCACGTTCAAGTACATGCGGCGGCTCGCGGTGGGCCGCGACATCAAGCGGCAACGCTCGCGCACCGCGCCGGACGCCCAGCCCGGCCCGAGCGACGCGTAA
- a CDS encoding Dabb family protein, with product MIRHIVMWKLKESAEGATRAQNALKLKEKLEGCRDLVPGTLQIDVGVATPGLDATADIVLVSDFADKAALDAYQVHPVHQEVKKFVVAVAESRECVDYIVDSPR from the coding sequence GTGATCCGTCATATCGTCATGTGGAAGTTGAAAGAATCGGCCGAAGGCGCGACGCGCGCGCAGAACGCGCTGAAGCTGAAGGAAAAGCTCGAAGGCTGCCGCGACCTCGTGCCGGGCACGCTGCAGATCGACGTCGGCGTGGCGACGCCCGGCCTCGACGCGACCGCCGACATCGTGCTCGTGTCCGATTTTGCGGACAAGGCCGCGCTCGATGCGTACCAGGTGCACCCCGTTCACCAGGAAGTGAAGAAATTCGTCGTCGCGGTGGCTGAATCGCGCGAGTGCGTCGACTACATCGTCGACAGCCCGCGATGA
- a CDS encoding recombination-associated protein RdgC, whose protein sequence is MWFKNLQLHRLPAPWAVTPDQMEKWLAPHAFQPGSSVEMQSHGWASPRDDGALVYSINRQMLLTFRAEKKLLPASVVNQVTKERALEVEEQQGFKVGRKQMRELKEQVTDELLPRAFTIRRDTRVWIDTVNGWLVIDAASQAVADDVRGLLVKSIDQLPLAGVQVAHSPVAAMTDWLLSGEAPGGFTVDQDAELRSSGEGGATVRYVGHALEANDMRRHIEAGKQCMRLAMTWDNRISFVLTPSLTIKRVTPLDVIKEAADPTAQNDAERFDSDVTLMTGELGRMLTSLIDILGGEQHNSLHQAAAA, encoded by the coding sequence ATGTGGTTCAAGAACCTTCAGCTTCATCGTCTTCCGGCACCTTGGGCCGTTACCCCCGATCAGATGGAAAAATGGCTGGCGCCCCACGCGTTTCAGCCGGGCAGCAGCGTCGAGATGCAGAGCCACGGATGGGCGTCGCCGCGTGACGACGGCGCACTGGTGTATTCGATCAACCGGCAAATGTTGCTGACGTTTCGTGCCGAAAAGAAGCTGCTCCCGGCGTCGGTCGTCAATCAGGTGACCAAGGAGCGAGCGCTCGAAGTCGAGGAGCAGCAGGGCTTCAAGGTAGGGCGAAAGCAGATGCGCGAACTCAAGGAGCAGGTGACCGACGAACTGCTCCCGCGTGCGTTCACCATTCGCCGCGACACCCGCGTGTGGATCGATACGGTGAACGGCTGGCTCGTCATCGATGCGGCTTCACAGGCTGTTGCCGACGATGTTCGCGGCCTGCTCGTCAAATCGATCGATCAGTTGCCGCTCGCCGGTGTTCAGGTGGCACATTCGCCGGTCGCCGCGATGACGGATTGGCTGTTGTCCGGCGAGGCGCCGGGCGGATTCACCGTGGACCAGGACGCCGAGTTGCGCTCGAGCGGCGAAGGCGGCGCCACGGTGCGATACGTCGGCCACGCGCTGGAAGCGAACGACATGCGCCGGCACATCGAGGCCGGCAAACAATGCATGCGCCTTGCGATGACCTGGGACAACCGGATCTCCTTCGTGTTGACGCCGTCGTTGACGATCAAGCGCGTTACGCCGCTCGACGTAATCAAGGAAGCGGCGGATCCGACCGCGCAGAACGACGCTGAACGCTTCGACTCGGATGTCACGCTCATGACCGGTGAATTGGGGCGGATGCTCACCAGTCTCATCGATATCCTGGGTGGCGAGCAGCACAACTCGCTTCATCAGGCGGCAGCAGCCTGA
- a CDS encoding isochorismatase family protein has protein sequence MLHVSDDSVVVLVDFQTRLMPVIHDGVAVVTQAVRLARIAQILDVPVMGTEQSPVQLGRNVPEIKELCSNTVVKDHFDACAEGLVDALPAGRNSVIVAGCEAHVCVLQTAFGLLHSGRKVTVVSDAVGSRRTIDRDAGIARLGAAGVQIATVEMIAFEWLGSSRHPRFRDVLRLIK, from the coding sequence GTGCTGCACGTGTCCGACGATTCAGTGGTCGTATTGGTTGATTTTCAGACGCGGCTGATGCCGGTGATTCACGACGGGGTAGCCGTTGTCACGCAGGCTGTCCGACTGGCCCGTATTGCGCAGATACTCGATGTGCCGGTGATGGGTACCGAGCAGAGCCCAGTCCAGCTGGGCCGGAACGTACCGGAGATCAAGGAGCTGTGTTCGAACACCGTCGTCAAGGACCATTTCGACGCGTGCGCGGAGGGCCTGGTCGATGCATTGCCGGCCGGGCGCAATAGCGTCATCGTCGCCGGTTGCGAGGCGCACGTGTGCGTGTTGCAAACGGCGTTCGGGTTGTTGCACAGCGGCCGCAAAGTCACGGTGGTCAGCGATGCCGTGGGGTCGCGCAGGACGATCGACCGGGACGCGGGGATCGCTCGGCTCGGGGCGGCGGGGGTGCAAATCGCGACGGTCGAGATGATCGCGTTCGAATGGCTGGGCTCCAGCCGGCATCCGCGTTTTCGCGATGTGCTGCGCCTGATCAAGTGA
- a CDS encoding GGDEF domain-containing protein, whose product MSTTYAAGEPPRVVSAAARLYAKCLLIGFALLPAYLIAYLWFFSDPHVVFESHAFHEIAIAAATLEGAFVTYVTWVCYRSSGEPLLRWLTLGFLGFAMIYALHGAFTGMAHHNIWLFLLYGPASRLVMSILLLTGLLSYSRPPDRIERRTSVRTWLPWIVFFVIVNVVVAYIAYSPVAGALGTRLSMEGGALVFSLLNVAVLLARRIRSPLMVIYGVSIMAFALSSLAFILGKPWNHMWWLAHAIFAGGFFLLSYGVVQALQTTRSFSAIYSQEDLMSRLSESMARTESALQELRRTNQKLEYMAATDPMTGASNRRQFIAQVEREMVRAERDGTPFCLLALDLDNFKNINDAYGHQIGDEVLRGVVRQCLDAIRPAGGLARVGGEEFMALLPDMPLEGARMTAERVRSSIASSPFGLDFKRVQVTVSVGVAQYGADGSTVDALLRVVDERLYQAKREGRNRVVSR is encoded by the coding sequence ATGAGTACGACCTATGCAGCCGGGGAACCGCCGCGCGTCGTCAGCGCGGCCGCGAGGCTCTACGCGAAATGCCTGCTGATTGGATTCGCGTTGCTGCCAGCCTATCTGATCGCCTATCTGTGGTTCTTCAGCGACCCGCACGTCGTGTTCGAGAGCCACGCGTTCCATGAAATCGCAATCGCTGCCGCGACCCTCGAAGGCGCGTTCGTCACCTACGTGACGTGGGTGTGCTACCGCTCATCTGGCGAGCCGCTGCTGCGCTGGCTGACACTTGGCTTTCTCGGCTTCGCGATGATCTACGCGCTGCACGGTGCGTTCACCGGAATGGCGCATCACAACATCTGGCTGTTCCTGCTGTACGGCCCCGCGTCGCGGCTCGTGATGTCGATCCTGCTGCTCACGGGCCTGCTGTCGTATTCGCGTCCGCCCGATCGGATCGAGAGGCGCACCAGCGTGCGCACGTGGCTGCCGTGGATCGTGTTTTTCGTGATCGTGAACGTGGTCGTCGCGTACATCGCGTATTCACCGGTCGCGGGCGCGCTGGGCACACGGCTGTCGATGGAGGGCGGTGCGCTCGTGTTCTCGCTGCTGAACGTCGCCGTGCTGCTCGCGCGGCGGATCCGCTCGCCGCTGATGGTGATCTACGGCGTGTCGATCATGGCGTTCGCGCTGTCGTCGCTCGCGTTCATCCTCGGCAAGCCGTGGAATCACATGTGGTGGCTCGCGCATGCGATTTTCGCCGGCGGCTTCTTCCTGCTCAGCTACGGTGTCGTGCAGGCGCTGCAGACGACGCGCTCATTCTCGGCGATCTACAGCCAGGAAGACCTGATGAGCCGGCTGTCGGAATCGATGGCGCGTACCGAGAGCGCGCTGCAGGAGTTGCGGCGCACGAACCAGAAGCTCGAATACATGGCCGCGACCGACCCGATGACGGGTGCGTCGAACCGCCGGCAGTTCATCGCGCAGGTCGAGCGCGAGATGGTGCGGGCCGAGCGTGACGGCACACCGTTCTGCCTGCTCGCGCTCGATCTCGACAATTTCAAGAACATCAACGATGCGTACGGGCACCAGATCGGCGACGAGGTGCTGCGCGGCGTCGTACGCCAGTGCCTCGATGCGATCCGGCCGGCGGGCGGGCTGGCACGCGTCGGCGGCGAGGAGTTCATGGCGTTGCTGCCGGATATGCCGCTCGAAGGCGCGCGGATGACGGCCGAGCGCGTGCGCTCGTCGATCGCGAGCTCGCCATTCGGGCTCGATTTCAAGCGCGTACAGGTGACGGTCAGCGTGGGTGTCGCGCAATACGGGGCCGACGGCAGCACGGTGGATGCGTTGCTGCGCGTGGTCGACGAACGCTTGTATCAGGCGAAACGTGAAGGGCGGAACCGGGTCGTGTCGCGGTGA